A single Aspergillus chevalieri M1 DNA, chromosome 3, nearly complete sequence DNA region contains:
- the LST8 gene encoding WD40 repeat domain-containing protein (BUSCO:EOG092638XA;~COG:S;~EggNog:ENOG410PIRV;~InterPro:IPR011047,IPR037588,IPR015943,IPR001680, IPR019775,IPR020472,IPR017986;~PFAM:PF00400;~go_component: GO:0031931 - TORC1 complex [Evidence IEA];~go_component: GO:0031932 - TORC2 complex [Evidence IEA];~go_function: GO:0005515 - protein binding [Evidence IEA];~go_process: GO:0031929 - TOR signaling [Evidence IEA]), with translation MLGNNVGLLTVLFHHPPRAAIAKVGDFSPFLVEERECYWAAERQALQKHEELKMSVILCTAGYDHTIRFWEALSGICSRTIQHPDSQVNRLCITPDKRYLAAAGHHNVKLYDIKSTNPNPIMTFDGHTSNITGVAFHCEGKWMVTSSEDGTVKVWDTRTGSLQRNYAHRAPVNDVAIHPNQGELVSGDRAGIVRVWDLGESVCTHQLIPEEDVAVQSVSVASDGSLLCAGNKKGNVYIWRMIQDVEVTRIVPICTFQAHKDYLIRILLSPDVKHLATCSADHTAKVWNLDYDYPPAKMAAAAAAKGKAKAISNGAETNSSTSPTAESTDPAVIQERNRIQDLNAFRIVAGSRAPAEEPPNPFPAQPDGPPMDPTTGTPFLETVLSQHQRWVWDCAFSADSAYLVTVSSDHYARLWELNTGQVIRQYNGHHRGAVCVALNDYSEPR, from the exons ATGCTGGGAAACAACGTCGGCTTATTAACCGTCTTGTTCCATCATCCACCTCGAGCAGCAATAGCGAAAGTGGGGGATTTCAGTCCCTTTTTAGTGGAAGAACGCGAGTGTTATTGGGCTGCTGAGCGCCAGGCCCTCCAGAAACACGAGGAGCTCAAGATGAGTGTCATCCTTTGCACGG CGGGTTATGACCATACTATTCG CTTCTGGGAAGCGTTGTCGGGCATCTGCTCACGCACCATCCAACATCCGGATTCGCAAGTGAATCGCCTCTGCATCACACCCGATAAGCGTTACTTGGCGGCCGCCGGTCATCACAATGTCAAGCTTTACGATATCAAGTCGACAAATCCGAACCCAATCATGACGTTTGATGGGCACACAAGCAATATTACTGGGGTAGCTTTCCACTGCGAAGGAAAGTGGATGGTGACCAGCTCCGAAGATGGAACGGTCAAGGTGTGGGATACACGGACGGGCAGTTTACAACGCAATTATGCGCATCGGGCTCCTGTAAACGACGTTGCTATCCATCCTAATCAAGGAGAACTGGTCAGTGGTGACCGTGCTGGAATCGTTCGTGTCTGGGACTTGGGAGAGAGCGTCTGCACGCATCAATTGATTCCCGAGGAGGACGTGGCGGTCCAGAGTGTCAGTGTTGCCAGTGACGGTTCCTTGCTATGCGCTGGGAACAAGAAG GGTAATGTATACATCTGGCGAATGATCCAGGATGTCGAAGTGACCCGGATTGTTCCTATCTGCACCTTTCAAGCGCACAAAGACTACCTCATTCGTATTCTCCTCTCGCCAGACGTCAAGCACCTTGCGACCTGCTCAGCGGACCATACAGCCAAAGTCTGGAACCTCGATTACGACTATCCCCCAGCAAAAATGGCGGCCGCAGCTGCCGCTAAGGGCAAGGCCAAAGCTATCAGTAACGGAGCTGAGACAAACAGCTCCACGTCACCAACAGCCGAGAGCACAGACCCAGCAGTGATTCAAGAAAGGAACAGAATTCAAGATCTCAACGCCTTCCGCATAGTCGCTGGATCGCGGGCACCGGCTGAAGAACCTCCGAACCCGTTCCCTGCACAACCAGATGGACCGCCAATGGATCCCACCACGGGCACTCCGTTCTTGGAAACTGTACtgagccagcaccagcggtGGGTGTGGGACTGTGCATTCTCTGCCGATTCGGCTTATTTGGTTACGGTTTCTAGTGATCACTACGCTCGTCTTTGGGAGTTGAACACAGGACAGGTTATTCGTCAGTACAACGGACACCATCGCGGGGCGGTATGTGTGGCATTGAACGATTATTCTGAGCCTCGGtaa
- a CDS encoding dynein light chain Tctex-type family protein (COG:N;~EggNog:ENOG410PQRI;~InterPro:IPR038586,IPR005334;~PFAM:PF03645), whose protein sequence is MMLMPRRAINTADAVATEYLQNSHYRFYCHLTALISKVRLFSLCSFLIDSPTSWRSVCCCSLLSPPRAQSTNHWFFKLDRIHIGREILYLFLFIMTAEQRTANSPLPIEELSKVTTEACETTLAEVKEYDHTKVGDWNSQIINTILKSLIAATAPSTPSTPAPYRFTVNSTIVQQGVVDKATAADGEHSNAGKRGMHSAAGAFWDVNRDGMWTFKYPGAEERGLDVVVSVTWFAVG, encoded by the exons ATGATGCTGATGCCACGGAGAGCAATAAACACGGCCGACGCTGTCGCTACAGAATATTTACAAAACAGTCATTATCGATTTTATTGCCATCTAACTGCGCTAATATCCAAGGTGAGGTTATTTTCACTATGCTCCTTCTTGATTGATTCTCCCACCTCCTGGAGAAgtgtttgctgctgttcgcTGTTATCTCCTCCCCGCGCGCAATCGACTAACCATTGGTTCTTCAAGTTAGATCGGATACATATAGGTCGAGAAATACTATACCTTTTTTTATTCATAATGACCGCCGAGCAGAGAACCGCCAATTCT CCCTTGCCCATCGAGGAGCTTAGCAAGGTCACGACTGAG GCCTGCGAAACTACCCTCGCCGAGGTAAAAGAATACGACCACACTAAAGTTGGGGACTGGAATTCCCAGATCATC AACACAATCCTTAAATCTCTCATCGCCGCAACCGCCCCCTCCACCCCCTCAACACCGGCTCCCTACCGCTTCACCGTGAACAGCACTATCGTGCAGCAGGGAGTCGTCGACAAGGCCACCGCCGCGGACGGTGAACACAGCAATGCCGGAAAGCGTGGGATGCACTCTGCCGCCGGTGCGTTCTGGGATGTCAACCGGGATGGAATGTGGACGTTTAAGTACCCCGGGGCTGAGGAGAGGGGTTTGGATGTTGTGGTTAGTGTGACTTGGTTTGCTGTCGGTTAG
- the VTC1 gene encoding putative vacuolar transporter chaperon Vtc1 (BUSCO:EOG09265IBC;~COG:P;~EggNog:ENOG410PPYS;~InterPro:IPR003807;~PFAM:PF02656;~TransMembrane:3 (o33-53i60-78o98-118i)) → MSSQPLLQTAPGKRIALPTRVEPKVFFANERTFLSWLNFTVILGGLAVGLLNFGDRVGRISAGLFTFIAMAAMIYALVTFHWRAQTIRKRGQSGIDDRFGPTVLALALLAAVVVNFILRMKEGSF, encoded by the exons ATGTCAAGCCAGCCTCTTCTCCAAACCGCCCCAG GCAAACGAATCGCCCTCCCCACCCGCGTCGAACCAAAAGTCTTCTTCGCCAATGAGCGTACTTTCCTCTCCTGGCTCAATTTCACTGTCATCCTCGGCGGCCTCGCCGTCGGCCTTCTGAACTTCGGCGACCGTGTTGGCCGTATTTCGGCTGGGTTGTTCACGTTTATTGCTATGGCAGCTATGATATATGCGCTGGTGACGTTTCATTGGCGGGCGCAGACTATTAGGAAGAGAGGACAGTCGGGGATTGATGATCGGTTTGGGCCGACGGTGTTGGCGTTGGCGTTGTTGGCGGCTGTTGTGGTGAATTTTATTTTGAGGATGAAGGAGGGGAGCTTTTAG
- a CDS encoding uncharacterized protein (CAZy:GH5;~COG:G;~EggNog:ENOG410PW79;~InterPro:IPR017853,IPR001547;~PFAM:PF00150;~go_function: GO:0004553 - hydrolase activity, hydrolyzing O-glycosyl compounds [Evidence IEA];~go_process: GO:0071704 - organic substance metabolic process [Evidence IEA]): protein MPLNDHARHLQNNRFLTAKMHVWTFLAALGTIRSLVQADYVDWRSFKANGVNLGGWLVQESNIDSAFWARYGGNATDEWTLCQNLGPQCGPVLEHRYATFITTKDVDHLAKGGVAVLRIPTHYAAWIDLPGSQLYSGNQTAYLRNIANYAITNYAMHIVIDVHSLPGGLNGLPIGEAMGHWDWFNNKTALDQSLQTIDKVIDFVQRSGSPESYTIAPLNEPADLNKESMSNFGTPTVLSDDGAAWVSKYINAVLDRVSKVNPKIPVMFQGSFKNPDYWYDQIPDDANLVFDVHVYHYEHPPNTTSANLPAQLCADAKEKTGTGKFPVFIGEWSIQAAQRNSLALRERNLNAGIAVFGQYAQGSSYWTAKFTGNDTVNGQGTQQDYWNLGTFIDNNWIHPENENISC from the coding sequence ATGCCCCTCAACGATCATGCACGACATCTTCAAAACAACCGCTTCCTGACCGCCAAAATGCACGTGTGGACTTTCCTCGCAGCCTTGGGCACCATCCGCTCCCTCGTCCAAGCCGATTACGTCGACTGGCGCTCCTTCAAGGCCAATGGCGTCAACCTTGGAGGCTGGCTGGTCCAAGAGTCCAACATTGACAGCGCTTTCTGGGCTCGCTATGGCGGTAACGCGACGGATGAATGGACCCTCTGCCAAAATCTTGGTCCCCAATGTGGTCCGGTTCTCGAGCATCGCTATGCCACCTTCATCACCACCAAGGATGTCGACCATCTGGCGAAGGGTGGGGTGGCCGTCTTGCGTATTCCGACTCACTATGCGGCGTGGATCGACCTTCCCGGCTCGCAACTGTACTCGGGAAACCAGACGGCTTACTTGAGGAATATTGCGAACTATGCCATCACGAACTACGCGATGCACATCGTTATCGATGTCCATTCTCTCCCGGGAGGACTCAATGGTCTACCCATTGGAGAAGCTATGGGCCATTGGGACTGGTTCAATAACAAAACTGCCTTGGATCAGTCCCTCCAGACCATTGACAAGGTCATCGACTTCGTCCAACGCTCTGGTTCCCCAGAGTCTTACACTATCGCACCCTTGAACGAGCCAGCCGACCTTAACAAGGAGTCCATGTCCAATTTCGGCACCCCGACTGTTCTGTCTGATGACGGCGCCGCGTGGGTGTCTAAGTATATTAACGCTGTTCTTGACCGGGTTTCCAAAGTCAATCCTAAGATCCCCGTCATGTTCCAGGGCAGCTTCAAAAATCCCGACTACTGGTACGACCAGATACCTGACGATGCCAACCTTGTTTTTGACGTGCATGTCTACCACTACGAGCATCCGCCAAACACCACCTCCGCCAACCTTCCAGCTCAACTCTGCGCCGACGCGAAAGAGAAAACCGGTACTGGTAAGTTCCCCGTCTTTATTGGCGAGTGGTCTATCCAAGCTGCACAGCGTAACTCCCTTGCACTCCGTGAGCGAAACCTCAACGCTGGCATTGCGGTATTTGGCCAGTATGCCCAGGGTAGCAGCTACTGGACTGCCAAGTTCACGGGCAATGACACCGTCAATGGTCAGGGTACACAGCAGGATTACTGGAACCTCGGAACATTTATCGACAATAATTGGATTCATCCTGAAAACGAAAACATCTCATGCTAG
- a CDS encoding uncharacterized protein (COG:S;~EggNog:ENOG410PFSY;~InterPro:IPR037807;~go_component: GO:0005671 - Ada2/Gcn5/Ada3 transcription activator complex [Evidence IEA]) — MFRLLPWPSILGGDITNHTIPNKHNDNNNNDSHNNITDHSNRSLPMLATPPSCASHGVPLQNSLPLSSFKSNSQLKRKRSPSPDAPDTPAPTKLCFGRDPSANSNNAPVAPLSPSSQSSVSQSAEQSHHQPPSLVASHTKSVNVDKLRETLEAQLSLEVLLKHNELRLIDQELAKCQVALEQMRRCSEIPYPGSQVAGLSPSLANGTGMAVCPPGNGPVPSSPAPWGVTDGPYSRHYAKWLLPDPRFGGGHIDAGTSWGAASSMPGANTIGTTPFEGRSTRGTSGDYAALTKSRPQRGSASGAKLQALSNGCPPVRERAGPMIIRRKSDGVMVKLVCLDCRRDNFSSTQGFINHCRIAHNRNFASHDAAAVASGEPVEVDEAGAVVGESKTETSSGPAAAPGYVHPLVRSAHVIESSQSSATTPATATAAAAQNAATPRKRSESTRLPSSSMVETPRNAHIRSLSEGNRRTPGMANQASSSFLASPITPHLSSFMQHQGIGVDLGQLVDEAKATIDLEAYSSGDENDEGSEDENPVPPSSSTDLNAGMSEARGGRQPMRTVGASQQPSTSHDARKPEPLETLNPVRPGASYIPSYGSTPSSTMEDNVDGMDLTVNLSPHTVESNQAPSLVSDDDDDGDARSDSTGSPGPSSSEAEDDDGQDFSHIDVEGDDETTSSTTAAATEPKSGPPSLANPAPTATPLPKSLRRGSHPHSQNQKKKNDRFISSSTALDSGNNKEEKRVSFVSPQLSPDSSPSKGKDGHGRR, encoded by the coding sequence ATGTTTCGCCTGCTCCCCTGGCCCTCAATTCTTGGAGGCGACATCACCAACCATACCATTCCCAACAAAcacaacgacaacaacaacaacgacaGTCATAACAACATCACCGACCACAGCAACCGCTCCCTCCCAATGCTCGCAACCCCACCATCTTGCGCCTCGCACGGCGTTCCTCTACAGAATAGTCTCCCTCTGTCTTCATTCAAATCGAACTCACAACTGAAGCGAAAGCGTTCCCCCTCTCCCGATGCGCCCGACACTCCCGCGCCAACCAAGTTATGTTTCGGTCGCGACCCCAGTGCTAACAGTAACAATGCGCCGGTCGCTCCCTTGTCGCCATCGTCGCAGAGTTCTGTCTCCCAATCCGCTGAACAGTCCCATCACCAACCGCCATCCCTGGTCGCATCGCATACTAAGAGTGTCAACGTCGACAAGCTACGAGAGACTTTGGAAGCCCAACTGAGTCTAGAAGTGCTGCTTAAACACAACGAATTACGTTTAATCGATCAGGAACTCGCCAAATGTCAAGTCGCGTTGGAACAGATGCGTCGCTGCTCTGAGATTCCCTATCCCGGTTCGCAAGTCGCAGGTTTGTCGCCCTCGTTGGCCAACGGGACAGGCATGGCGGTCTGCCCTCCTGGAAATGGACCGGTACCGTCGTCGCCTGCCCCATGGGGTGTCACAGATGGGCCCTACTCTCGTCACTACGCCAAATGGTTGCTTCCCGATCCTCGATTCGGCGGTGGTCACATCGACGCTGGAACATCTTGGGGCGCTGCTTCTTCCATGCCAGGCGCAAACACTATTGGCACAACCCCCTTTGAGGGTCGTTCTACACGTGGTACTTCAGGCGATTATGCTGCTTTAACCAAGTCTCGGCCTCAACGCGGTTCTGCCAGTGGTGCGAAGCTGCAGGCCCTGTCTAACGGCTGCCCCCCTGTTAGGGAACGGGCTGGTCCCATGATCATCCGGCGAAAGTCGGATGGCGTGATGGTCAAACTGGTTTGCTTGGATTGTCGACGAGACAACTTCTCTAGCACCCAGGGATTCATCAACCATTGCCGTATCGCACACAATCGCAACTTTGCCAGTCatgatgctgctgctgtggctTCTGGTGAGCCAGTCGAGGTGGACGAAGCCGGTGCGGTGGTCGGGGAGAGCAAGACAGAGACGTCCAGCGGCCCTGCAGCCGCCCCTGGTTATGTCCATCCCCTGGTACGGTCAGCCCATGTGATTGAATCTTCTCAGTCTAGCGCTACTACTCCTGCAACAgcaactgctgctgctgcacaGAACGCGGCAACACCTCGGAAGCGATCTGAGTCAACCCGCCTACCATCCTCTTCCATGGTGGAAACACCTCGCAATGCTCATATCCGTTCTCTTTCAGAAGGTAACCGGCGTACACCGGGAATGGCGAACCAGGCTTCGTCTTCCTTCCTGGCCTCGCCTATTACACCTCATCTATCTTCGTTCATGCAACATCAGGGCATTGGGGTCGATCTCGGCCAATTAGTTGATGAGGCCAAGGCCACGATTGATCTCGAGGCCTACTCTTCTGGCGATGAAAATGACGAAGGATCGGAAGATGAGAACCCCGTCCCGCCTTCATCATCGACAGACCTGAATGCAGGCATGTCGGAGGCTCGTGGAGGTCGACAACCCATGCGCACGGTGGGTGCATCTCAGCAACCTAGTACCAGTCACGATGCACGCAAACCTGAGCCGTTGGAGACATTGAACCCCGTGCGACCGGGGGCTTCTTATATCCCTTCTTACGGATCGACGCCATCTTCGACCATGGAAGATAACGTTGACGGAATGGATCTGACGGTGAACCTTAGCCCACATACTGTCGAATCCAACCAAGCCCCCAGTTTGGTGagcgatgatgacgatgatggcgATGCCAGGTCGGATAGTACTGGAAGTCCTGGACCTAGTTCATCGGAGGCAGAAGATGATGACGGTCAAGACTTCAGTCACATCGACGTGGAAGGTGACGATGAGACGACCTCTTCAACCACGGCAGCCGCCACGGAGCCCAAAAGTGGACCTCCATCGCTGGCGAATCCGGCGCCCACAGCGACGCCTCTGCCAAAGTCGTTGCGACGTGGGAGTCACCCTCATTCCCAAAaccagaaaaagaagaatgaCCGGTTCATTTCTTCGTCGACCGCGCTGGATAGTGGTAACAACAAAGAGGAGAAGCGCGTGAGCTTTGTCAGTCCCCAATTGAGTCCGGACAGCAGTCCGTCGAAGGGGAAAGATGGCCACGGTCGGAGGTGA